One part of the Thermococcus litoralis DSM 5473 genome encodes these proteins:
- a CDS encoding helicase-related protein — protein MSEETKNALLREVVLGTPPLFFYSLNRYPGVEIKPFLHQIHLLYHAVMTRPVRLLIGDEIGLGKTIEALAIARYLELRGEVKRILVLVPKILLKQWESEVKRVGGIPRVVKSGADLERELRFSNGKYIIISIDLAKRTEHARKILDVDWDLVIVDEAHNVTLGTQRYELVRKLAEKKERHLLLLSATPHRGDPKDYLARLRLIDPTLVEDYGKLHKPGFYKRTHDTILFRRTKRIVNNLEGKEIFKGCEFRAVVVDVDPEEKEYYEKLEGVLEEMVRDSEKYSVQALLAVLLRKRASSSIQAALKTLTKIVGTASEPPRYSQDEINNYLSKLFAMSFDEIELEEYEDEIDNIVYSILEKYSGALSTSQRKSLEEIIRLGYKVSGKDSKVKALANIIATHLKNGEKVVVFTEYVDTLEHLKEALPKYLRENGIYLRDDEILTISGKDKGDFSEINERLKRDAMVLISTDVASEGLNLQVASVVINYEAPWSPIKLEQRIGRVWRLGQERETTAYIMFLSTSGDRDVLQNLYSKIMNIQEGTGAIFDTLQFEEYVYLVDEKGKKVSEYDLIYASLKKQLGSYTEALVRTIASLKNALERNQVFPTAKSEEIRQELSKLLFDEKYLKQDKIEELAKKYENILRIIFVDKGGVIPPRLFIASDVPQREYLYFVALRDTSGNVLYRFPVIVSIENGKPVVKKKGFEVFKYLMELFSGEVLPAPKPRQKELPFGMEGLVKKIGRETFYSTIVRKYLESYESQLGSLKQGRLFREVYVDVELGTVLEYVPREEFNLYKVVPVGLLDILGLDKEKIAAPRDKDLLVLERNFVPTEEIFRMEKKAMDIVMNLEAERLARKFGADSRGKLWDVEDVSLREHYDVYVWWTENGVRKEKYIEVKGHGPLILFAELTEKEKEFAEQHKEDYVLYLVANIKTKPVILRIHNLFDGAERRVFLLKDGLEVDITTRVDFKVDEKRRYVIGVSM, from the coding sequence GTGAGCGAGGAAACAAAGAACGCATTGCTTCGAGAAGTTGTATTAGGGACCCCTCCTCTTTTCTTCTATTCCCTGAATAGGTATCCAGGCGTGGAAATCAAGCCCTTCTTGCACCAGATACACCTTCTTTATCATGCGGTCATGACTAGACCCGTGAGGCTTTTGATTGGAGATGAAATTGGTTTGGGGAAAACAATAGAAGCCTTGGCAATCGCGAGATACCTTGAACTGAGAGGCGAGGTTAAAAGAATACTTGTTTTAGTGCCCAAGATTCTTTTGAAGCAGTGGGAGTCTGAAGTTAAAAGAGTGGGTGGAATTCCACGGGTTGTAAAGAGCGGTGCAGACCTTGAGAGAGAGTTGCGCTTCTCAAATGGAAAATACATTATAATCTCAATAGACCTCGCTAAAAGAACTGAACACGCTAGAAAAATACTTGACGTGGACTGGGATCTCGTGATTGTAGATGAGGCTCATAACGTAACCCTTGGCACGCAAAGGTATGAACTCGTGAGAAAACTCGCGGAGAAAAAAGAGAGACACCTACTATTGCTATCCGCAACACCCCACCGCGGGGATCCAAAAGACTATCTTGCGAGACTTCGCTTGATCGATCCAACCCTCGTTGAAGACTACGGAAAACTTCACAAGCCCGGGTTCTATAAAAGAACCCACGATACAATCCTGTTTAGGAGGACAAAGAGGATAGTTAACAATCTAGAAGGCAAAGAAATTTTCAAAGGCTGCGAGTTCAGGGCAGTAGTCGTGGATGTTGACCCTGAAGAGAAGGAATACTATGAAAAACTCGAAGGCGTTTTGGAAGAAATGGTTAGGGATTCAGAAAAATACTCAGTGCAAGCCCTCTTGGCTGTTCTTTTGAGGAAAAGGGCTTCTTCGAGTATCCAAGCAGCATTGAAGACTTTAACAAAAATCGTGGGAACTGCAAGCGAGCCCCCAAGGTACTCGCAAGATGAAATTAACAATTATCTGAGCAAACTTTTTGCCATGAGTTTTGATGAGATCGAGCTCGAAGAATATGAGGACGAAATTGACAACATTGTTTATTCGATCCTCGAGAAATATTCGGGGGCACTGAGTACAAGTCAAAGGAAAAGCCTGGAAGAGATAATCAGACTGGGCTACAAGGTCTCTGGGAAAGATAGCAAAGTCAAAGCCCTAGCAAATATAATTGCCACTCACTTGAAAAATGGAGAGAAGGTTGTAGTATTTACCGAATATGTTGATACTCTTGAACACTTGAAGGAGGCATTGCCAAAATACCTTCGTGAGAACGGGATTTATTTGAGGGACGACGAGATTCTCACGATTTCTGGAAAGGACAAAGGAGACTTTTCAGAGATTAATGAGAGGCTAAAAAGGGATGCGATGGTTTTAATTTCTACTGATGTGGCAAGTGAGGGTTTGAACCTCCAAGTGGCAAGTGTTGTTATAAACTATGAGGCTCCGTGGAGTCCAATTAAACTTGAACAACGAATTGGAAGAGTCTGGCGTTTAGGACAGGAAAGAGAAACTACGGCGTATATTATGTTCCTATCAACAAGCGGGGATCGAGATGTTTTACAGAACTTGTATTCAAAAATAATGAATATTCAAGAGGGCACTGGTGCTATATTTGACACTCTACAATTTGAAGAGTATGTTTACCTAGTGGATGAAAAAGGGAAGAAAGTTTCAGAGTATGATCTAATCTACGCATCTCTAAAGAAGCAGTTGGGTAGCTATACGGAGGCACTAGTTAGGACTATAGCTAGTTTGAAAAATGCACTAGAGCGAAACCAAGTATTTCCAACAGCAAAATCCGAGGAAATTCGCCAAGAGCTTTCAAAGCTACTCTTTGACGAGAAATATTTGAAACAAGACAAGATCGAGGAGCTCGCAAAAAAGTATGAAAACATTTTGAGGATTATATTTGTGGACAAAGGAGGAGTAATCCCTCCGAGATTGTTTATAGCCTCTGACGTTCCACAACGGGAGTACTTGTACTTCGTAGCCTTGAGGGATACAAGTGGAAATGTGTTGTACAGGTTTCCAGTAATAGTGAGTATCGAGAATGGAAAGCCCGTAGTAAAGAAAAAGGGCTTTGAAGTCTTTAAATACCTGATGGAATTGTTCTCCGGAGAAGTCCTCCCTGCTCCTAAACCGAGGCAGAAAGAATTGCCCTTCGGCATGGAGGGGCTTGTGAAGAAAATTGGGAGGGAGACATTCTACTCTACCATAGTCAGAAAATACTTGGAGTCATATGAAAGCCAGTTGGGTTCTTTAAAACAGGGGCGGCTCTTTAGAGAGGTTTACGTTGATGTGGAACTTGGCACTGTTTTGGAATATGTTCCTCGCGAAGAGTTTAACCTCTACAAGGTTGTGCCTGTCGGGTTGTTAGACATTCTGGGTTTGGATAAAGAAAAAATAGCTGCCCCGAGGGACAAGGACTTGCTGGTACTTGAGAGGAATTTTGTGCCCACGGAGGAGATATTCAGAATGGAGAAGAAGGCTATGGATATTGTAATGAACCTTGAGGCTGAGAGGCTCGCGAGGAAGTTCGGTGCTGATAGCAGGGGCAAATTGTGGGATGTTGAGGATGTTTCCTTGAGGGAGCATTATGATGTTTATGTTTGGTGGACTGAGAATGGTGTCCGGAAGGAGAAGTACATTGAAGTGAAGGGGCATGGTCCTCTGATACTATTTGCTGAGTTGACCGAAAAGGAAAAGGAGTTTGCAGAACAACACAAAGAGGATTATGTCCTTTATCTCGTTGCTAACATCAAGACAAAGCCCGTGATTTTGAGAATTCACAATCTTTTCGATGGGGCGGAGAGAAGAGTATTCCTCTTGAAAGATGGTCTTGAAGTAGACATCACTACTCGGGTAGATTTCAAGGTAGATGAAAAGCGGAGGTATGTTATTGGCGTTTCCATGTGA
- a CDS encoding transcription factor S — protein sequence MKFCPKCGSIMLPDKKKGVFVCRKCGYEEPLDPETANRYKITQKVKHEREDIPVIEQDIATLPKVKITCPKCGNDEAYWWEMQTRAGDEPSTIFYRCTKCGYTWRSYE from the coding sequence ATGAAATTCTGTCCAAAATGTGGGAGCATAATGCTGCCAGATAAGAAGAAGGGAGTCTTTGTGTGCAGGAAATGTGGATATGAGGAACCTCTTGATCCAGAGACGGCAAACAGATACAAAATAACCCAAAAGGTCAAGCACGAGAGAGAAGACATCCCCGTTATTGAGCAGGACATAGCTACACTTCCAAAAGTAAAGATAACCTGTCCAAAGTGTGGCAACGATGAGGCCTACTGGTGGGAAATGCAGACAAGGGCTGGAGATGAGCCTTCAACGATCTTCTACCGCTGTACAAAGTGTGGCTACACATGGAGAAGCTATGAATAG
- a CDS encoding DNA polymerase sliding clamp — protein sequence MPFEIVFDGAKDFASLIDTASNLIDEAAFKVTEEGISMRAMDPSRVVLIDLNLPAGIFSKYDVEGEETIGVNMDHFKKILKRGKSKDILVLRKGEENFLEVTLEGTAKRTFRLPLIEVEELELELPELPFTVKAVVLGEVLKEAVKDASLVSDSIKFIAKENEFIMRAEGETQEVEIRLTLEDEGLLDLEVEEETRSAYGVSYLADMVKGIGKADEVVLRFGNEMPLQMDYPIRDEGRLTFLLAPRVEE from the coding sequence ATGCCGTTCGAGATAGTTTTTGATGGGGCAAAGGATTTTGCAAGCTTGATTGACACGGCAAGTAATTTAATCGATGAGGCGGCCTTCAAGGTTACAGAGGAAGGCATATCAATGAGGGCCATGGATCCAAGCAGGGTTGTTTTGATTGACCTCAACCTCCCCGCCGGGATCTTCAGCAAATATGACGTTGAAGGAGAAGAAACCATCGGCGTTAACATGGATCACTTCAAGAAAATCCTCAAGAGAGGAAAGAGCAAAGACATCCTTGTCCTTAGGAAGGGAGAAGAAAACTTCCTTGAGGTAACCCTTGAGGGAACTGCAAAAAGGACATTCAGACTTCCCCTCATTGAAGTTGAGGAGCTTGAGCTTGAGCTCCCCGAATTACCTTTCACTGTAAAAGCAGTCGTTCTCGGTGAGGTTCTTAAGGAGGCAGTTAAAGATGCCTCCCTTGTTAGTGACTCCATAAAGTTTATTGCCAAAGAGAATGAGTTCATTATGAGGGCAGAAGGGGAGACTCAAGAGGTCGAGATAAGGCTCACGCTTGAAGACGAAGGCTTACTCGACCTTGAAGTTGAAGAAGAAACTAGGAGCGCCTATGGTGTCAGCTACCTCGCGGATATGGTGAAAGGAATCGGAAAAGCTGACGAAGTCGTTCTCAGATTCGGAAACGAAATGCCCCTCCAGATGGACTATCCAATTAGGGACGAGGGAAGGCTTACGTTCTTGCTTGCTCCGAGAGTTGAGGAGTGA
- a CDS encoding transglutaminase-like domain-containing protein yields MFPRIMHTIRTLDKRQYLPSEKDIERKDIKELSYILKEDSDVKTLTNILEWQERNIRYWDERGYLHALFWIIAIMLILFIPKLELQIKGILILVIVVILYAGNIYLYLLPQIILLSWLLFVLWSIYITNPLVSIQIVSLGQIIVLAVILGGLISPIIYLWVKYRTIKYYSPHFKLSDTFETSLPVEKILSYRLAVCRDYAKLTAALLFNLYPENEIYFIEIPNHVATGIKIRDKIYVLDQKLPITSLDQWIHYWKSRLNKKALEVTILKAVYQKGKIKIEKVDQKKVKNLNIPTVDVNSLNRKLPEELGIEETTTSNKVEKIKSIRLKDMALKYEKDEIVEYSMARAFKNKILNEFCENTKKITKIEVQQDGKDIVLSIFYI; encoded by the coding sequence ATGTTCCCGAGAATAATGCACACGATTAGAACTTTGGATAAAAGACAATATTTGCCTTCAGAAAAAGATATAGAGCGCAAAGACATCAAAGAACTTTCCTACATTTTAAAAGAGGATTCTGATGTAAAGACACTCACAAATATCCTCGAATGGCAAGAGCGTAATATTAGGTACTGGGACGAGCGAGGATACTTGCATGCATTGTTTTGGATAATAGCAATAATGCTAATTCTATTCATACCGAAATTAGAGCTGCAAATTAAAGGTATTCTGATACTGGTAATTGTTGTGATTCTCTATGCCGGAAACATATATTTATATCTTTTACCACAAATTATCTTGCTGAGTTGGCTTCTTTTCGTTCTATGGTCCATTTATATTACCAATCCACTAGTTAGCATACAGATAGTTTCTCTTGGTCAAATAATTGTGTTGGCTGTAATTTTAGGAGGGCTAATTTCCCCTATTATTTATTTGTGGGTAAAATACCGGACAATAAAATACTACTCTCCTCATTTCAAATTGAGCGATACTTTTGAAACGAGTTTACCAGTAGAAAAAATTTTGAGTTATCGCCTCGCGGTGTGTAGGGACTATGCAAAATTAACAGCTGCGTTATTATTTAATCTCTACCCTGAAAACGAAATATACTTTATTGAAATCCCTAATCACGTTGCGACTGGAATAAAAATTAGGGATAAAATCTATGTACTGGATCAAAAATTGCCAATAACTTCATTAGACCAATGGATACATTATTGGAAGTCAAGATTAAATAAAAAGGCACTAGAGGTTACAATTCTGAAAGCAGTTTATCAGAAGGGTAAAATAAAAATAGAAAAAGTAGACCAGAAAAAAGTCAAAAATCTCAATATTCCCACGGTAGATGTGAACTCTCTCAATAGAAAACTACCAGAAGAACTAGGTATTGAAGAAACAACAACATCAAACAAGGTCGAGAAAATCAAGTCAATTCGACTAAAAGATATGGCTTTGAAATATGAAAAAGATGAAATTGTAGAGTATTCAATGGCACGTGCTTTTAAAAACAAAATACTAAATGAGTTCTGTGAGAATACAAAAAAGATTACAAAGATAGAAGTTCAACAAGATGGCAAGGATATTGTTTTGAGTATCTTTTACATCTGA
- a CDS encoding DNA replication complex subunit Gins51, which yields MDLAKLRELLEMELSSNELTSLDEEFYKEFDSLVKALKLRAESSKERGEEIEERLYLAEMNVAEKLIKEILRIRLHKIVDMVFEGRPHNLVGEERKIFSILLAFVNREHIPMEDIEIVEEEVEEKIPESGKQIWEAYLILEDIPKVMDERLREYGPFKAGDLVTLPRTLGHVLVQREAARRVSISH from the coding sequence TTGGATCTCGCAAAGCTCAGGGAACTTCTGGAGATGGAATTATCTTCAAACGAATTAACTTCCTTAGATGAAGAGTTTTACAAAGAGTTCGACAGCCTTGTAAAGGCATTAAAGCTTAGGGCAGAGTCTTCCAAGGAGAGGGGAGAAGAAATCGAGGAAAGATTGTATCTTGCAGAGATGAATGTTGCGGAAAAGCTTATCAAGGAAATACTTCGCATAAGGCTTCATAAAATAGTGGACATGGTCTTTGAAGGAAGACCACATAACCTTGTTGGTGAAGAAAGGAAGATCTTCTCCATTCTTTTGGCGTTTGTGAACAGGGAGCATATCCCCATGGAAGACATTGAAATAGTTGAAGAAGAAGTCGAAGAAAAAATTCCAGAGAGTGGAAAACAGATTTGGGAGGCTTACCTTATTCTCGAAGATATTCCAAAGGTCATGGACGAACGCTTGAGGGAATATGGACCCTTCAAGGCAGGAGATCTAGTTACTCTTCCGAGAACCCTTGGGCATGTTCTAGTTCAGAGAGAAGCGGCTAGAAGGGTGAGCATTTCCCATTAG
- a CDS encoding ribose 1,5-bisphosphate isomerase: MPVIKEVLEIAEKIKTMEIRGAGKIARSAAYALQLQAENSKAKTVDELWEEIKEAARILYHTRPTAVSLPNALRYVTYRTKVAYNSGADLEELKFIVINSAKEFIHNSENAVKRIAEFGAKRIEDGDIIMTHCHSKAAVGVMKKAWEEGKDIKVIVTETRPRYQGKITAKELAEAGIPVIYVVDGAARHYMKMTDKVVMGADSITANGAVINKVGTALVALTAKEHRVWVMIAAETYKFHPETLLGQLVEIEERDPYEVVPKEELDTWPKNIVVKNPAFDVTPPEYIDVIITEKSVIPPYAAIDILKEEFGWALKYTEPWED; encoded by the coding sequence ATGCCCGTAATAAAAGAGGTTTTAGAGATAGCGGAGAAGATAAAGACGATGGAAATAAGGGGAGCAGGAAAAATAGCAAGATCCGCTGCATATGCTCTACAATTACAAGCTGAAAACAGCAAAGCAAAGACTGTAGATGAACTCTGGGAGGAAATTAAAGAAGCAGCGAGAATTTTATACCACACAAGACCCACTGCCGTTTCTCTTCCAAATGCCCTCAGATACGTCACATATCGCACAAAGGTAGCATACAACAGCGGTGCAGATTTAGAAGAGCTCAAGTTCATAGTGATCAATTCAGCAAAAGAGTTCATACACAACTCAGAAAACGCCGTTAAAAGAATAGCCGAGTTTGGTGCAAAGAGAATTGAAGATGGAGACATTATAATGACTCACTGCCACTCGAAGGCTGCTGTTGGGGTTATGAAAAAAGCATGGGAAGAAGGGAAGGATATCAAGGTCATTGTCACTGAAACAAGGCCAAGATATCAAGGAAAAATTACCGCTAAGGAGCTTGCTGAAGCGGGAATCCCTGTTATCTACGTCGTTGATGGCGCAGCGAGGCATTACATGAAAATGACCGACAAGGTGGTTATGGGTGCAGATTCAATAACAGCTAACGGTGCCGTTATCAACAAAGTAGGAACTGCTCTGGTAGCTTTAACGGCAAAAGAACATAGGGTATGGGTCATGATAGCCGCAGAAACGTATAAGTTCCATCCAGAGACACTCTTGGGACAGCTAGTTGAAATAGAGGAGAGAGATCCTTATGAGGTTGTTCCGAAAGAAGAGCTCGACACATGGCCTAAAAACATTGTTGTTAAGAACCCTGCCTTTGATGTCACACCACCAGAGTACATAGACGTTATAATTACCGAAAAGTCTGTTATCCCTCCATATGCGGCAATAGACATACTAAAAGAAGAATTCGGATGGGCACTCAAATATACCGAGCCATGGGAGGATTGA
- a CDS encoding helix-turn-helix domain-containing protein, with translation MLEKEKEALAKRIAGEITLSSDPGKTMRKWREIFGISQTELAEFLGVSSSVISDYEGGRRKSPGASTIRKFVEALLEIDEKRGGNVIRAFSRTIGSDLPTNAILDIREFAFPVTVADIVTAVKGEIAANEDLLGRKIYGYTVIDSIQAILEMSSDEFLKLYGWTTERALVFTKVTTGRSPMIAIRVQGLKPAVVVLHGVKRLDELAVKIAERERVPLVISKAKDENELIVSLRALVEKAEKI, from the coding sequence ATGTTGGAGAAAGAGAAGGAAGCTCTGGCAAAAAGAATTGCTGGGGAAATAACCCTATCTTCAGATCCCGGAAAGACCATGAGAAAGTGGAGAGAAATATTTGGCATAAGTCAGACTGAACTTGCCGAGTTTCTTGGTGTATCTTCTTCGGTGATCAGCGATTATGAGGGTGGTAGAAGAAAAAGCCCTGGTGCTTCCACGATTAGGAAATTCGTTGAGGCCCTCCTAGAAATAGATGAGAAGAGAGGAGGGAATGTCATAAGGGCTTTTAGCAGGACTATAGGTAGTGATCTCCCCACAAATGCTATCCTCGACATAAGGGAGTTTGCCTTTCCCGTTACAGTTGCCGATATAGTTACTGCGGTAAAGGGAGAGATTGCTGCAAATGAAGATCTTCTTGGAAGGAAAATTTATGGTTATACCGTTATAGACAGCATACAAGCCATTTTAGAAATGAGCAGTGATGAGTTTTTGAAGCTCTACGGGTGGACCACTGAAAGAGCGTTAGTCTTCACCAAAGTGACCACGGGAAGGAGTCCAATGATCGCCATAAGAGTCCAGGGATTAAAACCAGCGGTAGTTGTCCTCCATGGGGTTAAAAGACTTGATGAACTCGCTGTAAAAATAGCGGAGAGGGAGAGAGTCCCTCTGGTTATATCAAAAGCTAAAGACGAAAACGAGCTGATTGTAAGCTTAAGGGCTCTAGTAGAAAAAGCTGAAAAAATTTAA
- the taw3 gene encoding tRNA(Phe) 7-((3-amino-3-carboxypropyl)-4-demethylwyosine(37)-N(4))-methyltransferase Taw3, which yields MRAKREALKTLFTAIKECKVDSDIIDLLLLINSIKGVYTTSSCSGRVGIIEEPKIGAKPLSRWLIKKHFPITFEEAKNSLKAAQKGVIFLKAQPPIFHIVGENVEIGKKLHEIGLSSGFKYTTFKALSKERVLVEINSTEYLTVPLGGDGRILISDEYLEFSINLANEMLKRSKSRLPRLEKNFKKLKEELGEDELFYELNPPMARYI from the coding sequence ATGAGAGCAAAAAGAGAAGCCTTGAAGACACTCTTTACCGCAATAAAAGAGTGTAAGGTAGATAGTGATATAATTGACCTTCTTTTGCTTATCAACTCAATAAAAGGAGTTTACACAACGAGCTCATGTTCCGGGAGGGTGGGAATAATCGAAGAGCCCAAAATAGGGGCTAAACCTTTATCAAGATGGCTCATTAAGAAACACTTCCCAATAACGTTTGAAGAGGCAAAAAATAGCTTGAAAGCTGCACAAAAAGGAGTAATATTCCTTAAAGCCCAGCCTCCAATTTTTCACATAGTTGGAGAAAATGTAGAAATCGGAAAAAAGCTTCACGAAATCGGTCTTTCTTCGGGCTTTAAGTACACCACTTTCAAAGCTCTGAGCAAAGAACGAGTATTAGTAGAGATAAATAGTACCGAATACTTAACCGTTCCACTCGGCGGGGATGGGAGAATATTAATAAGCGACGAATACCTTGAGTTTTCAATTAACCTGGCAAATGAGATGCTTAAGCGAAGCAAATCAAGGCTACCACGACTTGAGAAGAACTTTAAAAAACTGAAAGAGGAGCTTGGGGAAGACGAGCTTTTCTACGAGCTCAATCCTCCCATGGCTCGGTATATTTGA
- a CDS encoding 4-phosphopantoate--beta-alanine ligase, translating into MAKFFVPKSHPRYWSLYYRHKLEEALEKGILATAGLIAHGRGEAFDYLIGETTIEPAEKAMKAAIAKLLLAEHPVLSVNGNVAALVPKETIELAKALNAKLEINLFYRTEERVRAIAEELKKYDPEIELLGINPTKRIPNLESERGKVDENGIWKADVVVVPLEDGDRTEALVKMGKFVITVDLNPLSRSARMADITIVDNIVRAYPRMIELAKEMRELPRKELEKIVAEYDNGKILSDVLIHMKSRLEKLAEEGVWRRENL; encoded by the coding sequence ATGGCAAAATTTTTTGTGCCTAAATCACATCCTAGGTATTGGAGCCTTTATTACAGGCATAAACTGGAGGAAGCTCTTGAAAAGGGCATTTTGGCTACGGCGGGGTTAATTGCCCATGGAAGGGGAGAAGCTTTTGATTACCTTATCGGAGAAACCACCATCGAACCAGCAGAAAAAGCCATGAAAGCCGCAATTGCAAAACTCCTCCTAGCTGAGCATCCGGTACTTTCAGTAAATGGAAACGTGGCAGCGCTGGTTCCAAAGGAAACAATAGAGCTTGCAAAGGCCCTCAATGCAAAACTTGAGATAAACCTCTTCTACCGGACAGAGGAAAGGGTTAGGGCAATAGCGGAAGAGCTCAAAAAATACGACCCGGAAATTGAGCTTCTCGGCATAAACCCAACCAAAAGAATTCCAAACCTAGAAAGCGAAAGGGGCAAAGTTGATGAGAATGGCATATGGAAGGCAGACGTTGTCGTTGTACCATTGGAGGATGGAGACAGAACGGAAGCACTCGTAAAGATGGGCAAGTTCGTTATAACAGTTGATTTGAATCCTCTCTCACGGAGTGCAAGAATGGCGGACATCACTATAGTTGACAACATAGTAAGGGCATACCCAAGAATGATCGAGCTGGCCAAGGAAATGAGAGAACTCCCTAGGAAGGAACTCGAAAAGATAGTGGCGGAATACGACAACGGGAAGATACTCAGTGACGTTTTAATTCATATGAAGTCTAGACTAGAGAAACTAGCCGAAGAAGGTGTTTGGAGGAGAGAAAATCTTTAA
- a CDS encoding aminotransferase-like domain-containing protein, whose amino-acid sequence MELEKRLKEKLEAPTLDYEKYFSEKALGMKASEIRELLKLVETSDVISLAGGLPAPETFPVEIIGEITKEVLEKHAAQALQYGTTKGFTPLRLALAEWMRERYDIPISKVDIMTTSGSQQALDLIGRVFINPGDIIVVEAPTYLAALQAFKYYEPEFVQIPLDDEGMNVDLLEEKLQELEKEGKKVKIVYTIPTFQNPAGVTMNEKRRKRLLELASQYDFIIVEDNPYGELRYSGEPVKPIKAWDEEGRVIYLGTFSKILAPGFRIGWIAAEPHFIRKLEIAKQSVDLCTNTFSQVIAWKYVEGGYLDKHIPKIIEFYKPRRDAMLKALEEFMPDGVKWTKPEGGMFVWATLPEGIDTKLMLEKAVAKGVAYVPGEAFFAHRDVKNTMRLNFTYVPEEKIREGIKRLAETIKEEMKK is encoded by the coding sequence ATGGAGCTTGAGAAAAGGCTTAAGGAGAAATTGGAGGCACCAACTTTGGATTATGAAAAATACTTCTCGGAAAAGGCTCTTGGGATGAAGGCTTCAGAAATTAGGGAGCTTTTAAAGCTCGTTGAGACTTCGGATGTGATCTCACTTGCTGGCGGTCTTCCAGCGCCTGAAACCTTCCCAGTGGAGATAATTGGGGAAATCACTAAGGAGGTTCTTGAAAAGCACGCAGCTCAGGCACTTCAATATGGAACCACTAAAGGTTTTACTCCTTTGAGGCTTGCATTGGCCGAATGGATGAGAGAGAGATACGATATCCCTATCTCCAAAGTAGATATTATGACAACAAGTGGCTCACAGCAAGCTCTTGACCTAATCGGTAGGGTCTTCATAAATCCTGGGGATATTATTGTAGTTGAAGCTCCAACTTACCTTGCCGCCCTTCAAGCTTTCAAGTACTATGAGCCCGAATTTGTTCAGATACCTCTTGACGACGAGGGAATGAACGTTGATCTTCTTGAGGAAAAATTACAGGAGCTGGAAAAAGAAGGGAAGAAAGTGAAGATAGTTTACACAATTCCAACTTTCCAAAACCCAGCGGGCGTAACAATGAATGAAAAGAGAAGAAAAAGGCTCCTCGAACTTGCAAGTCAATATGACTTTATAATAGTTGAAGACAATCCCTATGGGGAGCTCCGCTACTCTGGTGAGCCGGTAAAGCCCATTAAGGCATGGGATGAAGAGGGCAGGGTTATATATCTCGGAACGTTCTCCAAGATACTTGCCCCAGGATTTAGAATTGGATGGATAGCTGCAGAGCCTCATTTCATAAGAAAACTTGAGATAGCCAAGCAGAGCGTTGATCTCTGTACAAACACCTTCAGCCAGGTTATAGCGTGGAAGTACGTAGAGGGAGGATATTTAGATAAGCACATACCGAAGATAATTGAATTCTACAAACCAAGGAGAGATGCAATGCTAAAAGCCTTGGAAGAGTTCATGCCAGATGGCGTTAAGTGGACAAAGCCAGAGGGTGGAATGTTCGTTTGGGCGACCCTCCCTGAGGGGATTGATACAAAACTTATGCTTGAGAAGGCCGTTGCAAAAGGCGTCGCGTATGTTCCGGGAGAGGCTTTCTTTGCCCACAGGGATGTTAAGAACACAATGAGGCTTAACTTCACCTATGTTCCAGAGGAGAAGATTAGAGAAGGTATAAAAAGGCTTGCCGAGACAATAAAGGAGGAAATGAAGAAATAG